In Bacillus alkalisoli, the following are encoded in one genomic region:
- a CDS encoding aminoglycoside phosphotransferase family protein, translated as MRVKRGMKGTYMRKIPENYSNMITAIHKEKGREWLNNLPSLISYCEKKWNFYIQEPYELSYNYVAPVICRDGKKLVLKLSVPNHEFEDELTAISLYKNNKGMVNLIDCEKETGIMLLEQLVPGIPLSTIKNDQATTLLAAQVMRQLWKEAHLHTPLKTTQQNEFSLKRIIQQNPNGIGPFSIDLLLNVLSIFSRLNSSIQKYYVLHGDLHHYNILSCHARGWVAIDPKGLVGEREYDVIQFLLNRLPNDNKTHVIQKRIEIFVEQLDLNKERLLLWGYVHSILSVCWSIEEGGDCNKDFFEVVDIFNRLYLSEFPNGGYGKQ; from the coding sequence ATGCGTGTAAAAAGAGGAATGAAAGGAACATATATGAGAAAAATACCAGAAAACTATTCAAACATGATAACTGCTATTCATAAAGAGAAAGGACGAGAATGGTTAAACAACCTCCCCTCTCTAATTTCTTATTGCGAAAAAAAGTGGAACTTTTACATACAAGAGCCTTATGAACTTTCATACAACTATGTTGCTCCAGTAATTTGCAGGGATGGAAAGAAGCTCGTATTAAAATTATCTGTACCTAATCATGAATTTGAAGATGAACTAACCGCTATTTCATTATATAAAAATAACAAAGGAATGGTTAATTTAATAGACTGTGAAAAAGAAACTGGAATAATGCTTTTAGAGCAACTGGTACCTGGGATACCGTTATCCACCATCAAAAATGATCAAGCTACTACTCTTCTTGCTGCCCAAGTAATGAGACAGTTATGGAAAGAAGCTCATTTGCACACACCATTAAAAACTACCCAACAAAATGAATTTTCGTTAAAGAGAATTATTCAACAAAATCCGAATGGCATTGGTCCCTTTTCAATTGATTTGTTGTTAAATGTTTTATCTATATTTAGCCGTTTGAATTCTAGCATTCAAAAATATTATGTATTACACGGGGATTTGCATCATTATAATATATTATCCTGTCATGCCAGAGGATGGGTTGCGATTGACCCTAAAGGCTTAGTAGGCGAAAGAGAGTATGATGTTATACAGTTTTTATTAAATAGATTGCCAAATGATAATAAGACCCACGTTATTCAAAAACGTATAGAAATTTTTGTGGAACAATTAGATTTGAATAAAGAAAGGTTATTACTTTGGGGATATGTTCACTCGATTTTGTCTGTTTGCTGGTCAATAGAAGAAGGCGGAGACTGTAATAAGGACTTTTTCGAAGTAGTAGATATCTTTAATAGGTTATACTTGAGTGAGTTTCCAAATGGGGGTTATGGAAAACAATGA